A segment of the Lycium ferocissimum isolate CSIRO_LF1 chromosome 10, AGI_CSIRO_Lferr_CH_V1, whole genome shotgun sequence genome:
atttttaaatttagaaaaataaggaTTGTTTAATCCTATGAGGTGCGATTGATGGGATGAGTTTGAACGATGTGCTAGATTTAAGAAAACATGATTAATCAATCCTTTCACAATCTTGTTATGAACTATTTCTTCATTATCAAGATCATTGCTATAATCTACGTTCATTCTGTGTACGAACATATGACCtctaaaatattttattcaatACAATTAGTTCCTGAACCCCATGTATTTGTGTGGATCCTGTATTTGTATTGACAAATTCagcaaatatataaaaaatactatTTGAGAATCCATTAATAAAGTGTGTTGTTAGTCCAGTGGCAACAATGAACTCTTAAAGCTTTGTTTTTTTTGGTCAAGGGTTCGAATCCCTTGGTCACCTGTAGGTCTTTGCTTtgtctctttattttttaagtttgaAATGGATTCCAAATCAAAATGCACCAATAGTCTGTCTCCTCCAAAAATTAACTGTCCCCCACCCCCTCTCTTTTCCCTGTCAAAATTCTAGCATATCGAGTATTTTAGTTTGAGATTCATCAGTCAAACATGTagctttttaattatttaagtgAGATTAGTGATTTTAGCAACGGGAAAATATTGCCCCGTTAGTTAAATGAGCGAAAAAATCACTTGAGTGTATTGAGGGACTTTGTGattgaaataacaaaattaaagtaagtttttcaaaacaaagaaaagtaacTTAACATGAAGAATAACTTTCTTGCGTGATTTCTATTGGTAGATTGATCTTTTGAATAATAAAAAATTGTAGCCCATGGTATGTTGCCCTCTTCCGCACACGGTGATTGAACAAGATTAACATTGACTGAGTCAGTGAGTagaatattactccctccgtcccataataagtgtcaccttagccaaaaacacgcatattaagaaatcaattgTGCAATGTAAAGTTTAttaaattacccctatataataaaaacaaattactttaacctcttgattagagcatgcacaagaagcaaaccttttgacattggtaatccaacaataccaagttactatgttgctttttaaatcatcatttagatgttactttattatccaagggtagaattgaaaaaacctaagcaatttatgtcttgattttctaagatgacacttattatgggataaaAAATTTGgttaaagtgacacttattatgggacggagggagtaggaACTATAAATAAGATCTAGTCAAGAAATATACTTTTTTCTCGACATTAACTTGATTGGTCGGTTTAAATTCTAAGAAATTACAGTAATTAATGAAACAAATAAATGCATGCTTGGAAGCTTAAGAATTATGATGGCTGAATGGTTCTAGATTGATGATGTTCACATGACATGATGACAATCCTGTTAAAGTCTTCTATTcacttaaataaattaattatctGGACCATTAATCTTCTAGATTAATTATAGTCACAACAATGCCTTAGCGAATTCCTTTTATTGACTAACCAAGACAAATAAGTACCTATTTCTATCCTATTTGCATAACACGCCCCTGATGCCTAGGTTTATGAACTTGTCATATTCAAATTTATTGCAATCTCCTTCAAGCTTGAATCAAGATTCATACATAGTAgttacatttttttgcgcggattgcccttcttttggggtggtctttaaattttgcccctcatatttgtaatctttaaattatgcccctcatattctttggtctttaatttttgcccttcgcattgcaactcgAGCGTTCACGCGAGAAATCATGAGGttacgagttcgaacccccgctcaagataaattaaaataaaaattgcaagacaaggtttgggtcgcgtgtatccGGACCcaaagatacacttgttaaAGGAATTGCCAAATTTACGGACGACCCGCATCTCGTATGCTATCGGGCGGACTTGACATAAGTATCTGGGCccgacataactttggtaattcttaacaagtttatcggggtgggggcatacttatgggcaaacttttatgcggaccggATAAACGTGAAGGAattacaaagttatgcggactaGGCATACTTATgcagtttgcccataaggcataagtatgcggttgcataactttggtaattccttcacaagtgtatgtcgatgggggcatagcgaaatttaaactctgccttgcgaattttttttaaaattttgactgtgtgggaggtcgaacctggaacccatggATTTTAACcgaaaggcaaaatttaaagatttcaactatgaaaggcaaaatttaaagaccaccccaaaagaaggacaattcGCACAAATTGCCCTAGTAGTTATTGTTGATAAAGTAATCAAACCATTAAGCTCAAGATgaattaagagcccgtttggattgacttataagttcttttgaaaacaacttataagctattttcactttttttgagtgtttgattGGTAgtttaaagccattttgtgcttaaaataaacccaaaaaaataatttaaatttgttttGACTTATTTATCTAAAGCGgtgaaaataatttataatttgctttttaagcccatccaaacaggctctaaataaCTCAATACAATAAATCTAActcattaagaaaatataaaaactcTAGCAATCATCGTGTCCAGATCTCATAACCTGagaaacaagataagtcaagGATAATAATAATCCAATATTCACCCAAAAGAACATAGAaatcaagaaaggaaaagggtAAGATTAAGAATGAACTCTAGAAAATAATCCAAGCTTCAAATCCTCTTttataatatacaaaaaatatatatttgccgGCTATAATTTTAGGCAACGACCATACAGCGTAAACACCCCCTAAAATATTGTGGAGGAATGGCTGAAAATACGAGTCTTTGGTATAGTTGGAGAGGTTGTTGAATATAATAAACAAAAGAGATGTAAACTTACAAGTAACATACTCTATGAAGTAAGAGATCGTTTTCCCATAAAACTCAATACTTAGCTCCTTCTACTTCTcctattaatttaatttagtaGCCCTTTTTGCCTTCTCTTTATTTGACGTGATCACATGAATCAGATATAATTTGAGGATTATAACCTTAATAAAAAAAGGGGCGGGTGggggagaaaaaagaaaaaagaaaaacaagtttactttcttttttaccGCTATGCATGCATATGACAAATTGACATTTATCACCAAAACAAGTTTACTTTCTTTTTGTTATGATGCATATGACAAATTGACATTTATCACCGGTGATGTTAGGGGTCCCTACCATGTTATCTAAAATTAAATCTATTTAGGACTTTTTCAACCACGTAAGATGCTTCcgtcaaataaattaaataaagaaagtggaaaaaatggaacaaaaagagaaatataaaataataataatacaggAAAAGGCCAGCAGCGTTTGTTTTTCAACTGCACTAGATTTCTGCAGTCTCATATTAAATGGATTAGGTTCCTATCAACCAGTAACAGTACACAAACAAACAATGAACGTTTAAAGAAGAAAACGTAAGCTTAGCATATGACATTACAACGTTGAAATCAAGATGTAGAAGCAAGTAGAGTACCGCGGCCTCCCTTTCAAATGAAGCAGGTGAAAACTATAAGCAAATGAGGGTTTAAATTTCAATAGAAGCgaggggagaaaaaaaaaaaacttaggtgatttctttccatcACACGTGTTGATGGAAGGTAGCAGTCACGATTCGtgaagggtgttcaaaatttagTATATACGTATAACAAGCAATTTTTGTCCTACATATATAGTACTATAATTTTATATATCCACCCTTGAAGTGCAAATATACTTGAACACCTTGGTCATATGTGGTTGAAGTTCGGTCATACCAACAAAACTTACATTTGTTGCAACTTCAAACACATATTTTTGCAACTTCAGTCCCATATGTCTTAAGCTGATCCCAAAGTGGCTAAAGTGACAAAAAATTTGAACTTCACCTACAGCTTAAATAGTGTCCCAAAATCGGGTATTTGTTCACTTCAAGCTGTCCGTAAACTAACCTTCAGAAAGAAAAGATTAGAAGCAAGTAAAGGCCATTGCTCCAAAAATCCTATGTTGTCTAACCTGGACAAATGAACCTAAATTAGAGTACAGCCAGAAATTGCGTCTTGCCATTCGTCATCAATCATCCAAAGGTCCTCTTTATGGGATGTTTACTTTGTTAGTATTTAATTCCTTCTTGTTGGTTTACAAGGATAACTTttctataataaataattttctacAACTAACCTACATTATAGGGATTAACAAATACCTAGCCAGCAGAGACTTCTTGTCTAATTAACcaagatttaataatattattctTGTCTAAGATGCACAGATCTTAATACAAGCTAATAAAACTAGATAATTATCAGGCATAATACTACAATACTGaacatcttcatcatttcttttTAATGATCCATGGACAGCCTTTATCTGTATTTCCCAGTTCTGTTCTTTGCTCTTTATATCATCAGCCATCATTTTCTTCACAAGCTACAAAACCTTCCCCCTAGCCCATTTCCAACACTACCTTTCATTGGCCATCTCTACTTATTGGGTAAACCTTTCCACAGAGCCTTATTCAAAGTCTCGAATCGTTATGGTCCGGCAGTCTTTCTTCAGTTTGGCTCTCGGCCTGTCCTCCTAGTTTCATCACCTTCAGCAGCAGAAGAATGCTTTACCAAAAATGATATCATCTTTGCCAATCGCCCTGATTTTCTCAGTGGTAAGCATTTCGGGTACAATTTTACCAGCCTTGCCTGGTCCTCTTATGGAGAGCACTGGAGAAATCTTCGAAGAATTTCCTCTCTTGAAGTTCTATCTTCCTATAGAATTCAGACACTATCAAGCATCCGTTCTGATGAAATAAACTACCTGATTCGTAGACTCTTTCGAGTCTCCATAGAGAGTCCGGAAAAAATGGTGGAGATGAAATCATCTCTTTTTAACTTCACGTTCAATGTGATATCAAGAATGATTGCAGGAAAAAGATATTACGGAGAGAAAGTAGAGAACTCAAAAGAAGCTAACCTATTCCAGGATATATCAACAGATACGCTAGCCATTATTCCAAAGGCTAATATTTTGGATTTCTTGCCATTCATGAGGTGGTTTGGATTGCATAGTGTTGAGGAAAAGATGACGGAAATACAGGAGAAGAGAGATAACTTTATGCAAAACGAAATAGACGAGCATCGACGATCAAAGACCAGTGGCTCCTTTCCTTCAGCAGAGGTTGTGGCAGGGAAGAAGAAAACTATCATGGAAGTCTTGTTAGATTTACAGAAAACAGACCCCGAATACTACACAGATGAAACAATTAGAAACCTAATGTTGGTAAGACTATCAGACATCTATATGGTTTTTTGTATATGAAGATCCACTCAGAAGATTATTTTCAACATGCTTCACATGCTTTTGTTTGCATGTGCAAAGGTGTTCTTATAACTAGATTCTTTATTCTTAATGACCATTCATTGTTTTCTTTGCTTGTGTTATCTTGAGTTAATAATATGTTAAGCTCAGATGGAATTTGACACAAAGTGGTATACTGCTGGTGTTTCTTGGTCAAAAGACATGCTTAGATGAATCTAAATGCTTGTGTACCTAGATTGATATATACATAGTAATCTAGTATAGGTAGGTAATATTGActattttaattctatttgtgTTTTACGCTGGATATAGATCTTAAAATGAAAGCTATATTGGAACTTTCAAACTCATTAACCCTATAGTGTCTTTGCTTCTGTCTATATCTACTGTTCCTTTAAATGTTGTAGACTAGTTTATACACTTTGTTTTCTTATGCATGCAGGTCCTACTCCAAGCTGGATCAGATACTTCAGCTGTAACATTAGAATGGGCTTTTTCACACTTGCTTGACAAtccaaaaattttaaagaagGCACAGACTGAAATTGACAATCACGTTGGACAAGACCGCCTAATTGATGAATCCGATTTTGCTCAACTTCCTTACATCCGATGCATCATCAATGAGACATTGCGGATGCATCCAGCAGCCCCTTTACTTGTGCCTCACTTTTCATCAGAAGAGTGTAAGGTTGCAGGCTATCGAGTTCCGCGTGGAACAGTTCTATTAGTGAATGCATGGGGCATACATCATGACCCTAAGGTATGGGAGGACCCAGAAAAGTTCAATCCTGATAGATTTATAGGCTTTGAAGGTGTCAAAGAGGGCTGCAAGTTTATTCCATTTGGATCAGGTAGGAGGGGTTGCCCTGGTGAGAACCTAGCCATTCATGTCATTGGATTGGCACTGGGCTCACTTCTTCAATGCTTTCAGTGGGATAAGCGTAACAGGGAGATAATCGATATGAGTGAAGGGACTGGGTTCACACTTTCACCAAAGGTTCAGCCTCTACTGGCAAAATGTTCTCCACGACAAAACATGGTTAAACTTCTTTCTGAAATCTAATCCTAACCAAGATTCTAATAATGTATGCCATTACTTCCACATAAATAACTAAGCATTTAAGATCCAATTTTCTTATTCTATCATTCGGTGAGGAAACCTAATGCCAAGTacgaaaaacaaagaaagaaacgtaCCTGCATAATTTACGCATTCAACGAATCCATTGGCTTGTAAAAATATGAATTCATTCTCCAGAGTTCCACCCTCTCATGGTGAAATTATCATGAATTAGGTTGGATAGCTGGCAGTTTCACTCTCCTAgaaaatgcttattttatttAGCCACAATCATATTCATACAGTAATTTTATCCCTTCTTTATGTTGGACCTTGTTTATTAATGTTGTTGCTTTGTCAAGTGTGTTGCAGAAAACTTTTCAATACAATCCTAATTGATAGCTCCAATTCATAGTTTTGTTATAGAGATACACAATATGCGGAAAATCTTTTTGTGACACCTTCCAACTTCTTACTGGGACAGTATTACTACAAAAGGCATCTGCAAGTGTTCAAAGGCACGTGTTTTGTTCATATTCCTGCAAAACTAGGAGAAAAATTGTCCCCAGTACACAGCACacaaccaaaaaagaaagaagagcaaacTATTTCTCGAAGCAAGAAATAGCGAAGCATCAGGAACACCATATGGCATAAGTTCTATGATAGTAACCATAATACTGCATGGTTGTAAGCAGAGCATATTGATTCTTCGACCTTGCATTGATATCCGACCTTTCATCAAACAGATAGTATGCATGTATAACACTCACAACTAGAATCAGCCTATCAATAGCAAAGCATCTCTAATATCAAGGGTCCATTACCAGAAGACAATCCGTGACTGGAACTTCAATAAGGCAACCAACAGTGACCAAATAGGAAATAGCAATTTATAATGCATCTCGGACAATTACCAGAAGTTACTTTCACGCGGTTCACAGGGGAGCAGGATAGATTAACAACGCAATTCGGATTTGAACTCGTGACACAATAATTTGAATTGTAACATCTTCAGCACTATACTATTCCCTTAGAGATGTCTAGAGAAAAAACTTTCAGGTCACTATTGTGAGGTAAAAGACTATACTATTGTGGGGTAAAAGACTATCTCCCTTGCACACTTTCCGAAATattaggacccgtttggccatgagaattattcagcTTTGGCCacgaaaattccaaatacaactatTTGGGAAACACCTAAAACCctgttttcactttcaatatattcaaagttcaaacaaccaaatagtTTCTTTGCAAGAACTATAACTAGACACAACTCCaatcaaatttccaaaaaaagtCAATAtctggttttcatggccaaatgcctaTTTAGTCTTATTGTCCACAATCACAGGTCTGGTAAATCATACATATGAAAGACACATCTAAATACTCAAATAATCATTGGCGTATTAAGTACATATCCTTTTTATGCTTGTAACAACAAATTTATAGTCTCTAGAAATCATAAATCACCATTTCAGTGAACCTCAGACGTTTGTGTTACTCTTATTGGGGCATCCAAGAGAATTTAGAAATAAAATTCATTAAGTTTCATCAACTTGACTAATAAGAAAAATTCATTACAGGAAGGTATAAATACTTGAACACACATATATGAACAGAATCAGAAAATTAACATGTGTAATGCAAGGGAAATTAAACTGACATTGATTAAAAACTGATGGCGTTGTTCAGATTCCAATCGTTGGATTTGGCGATTGAGCAGTATGAAGAGATATTCAGATGTATTTGTGCTTGTAAGTTTAATTATTGTTGTTtcgaaattgaaattttgagaGATATTTTTGATGGGTTAGAATAATTGACTCGTTTAGCCTAAACTCGGACAATTGCGCAAACTGAAGCTACTCTTTAGATTAAGCTCCTCGATTCaagttatttaattttttttcctttttcaattttttttcctttttttcctttttcaattttttttcaaactgaGATTAAGATGAAGTTTTAACATTATGAGTATCTTTTATATTGAATAATTGACTCGTTTAGATTGAATTTGTCTATTTGTACAAATTGTCTTTTTAAAGCTATTCTTTAAACTATGCTCCTCGTTAATTCAAGctattcaatttcttttttttgcgcggattggcttcttggtctttaatttttgccctttaatTTGGTggcctttaagttttgtccttcgcctaatacttTGAGGTTATGGATTTAAATTTTAGCtcaataaaaaagagaaaaatcgcaaggcagaatttgcaaaacTGGCCATACAAATTCTGTCTTAAGACACAATTTGGGCCttaagggcaaaagttaaagaccaccaatttgagggacagaGTTTTGGGTTAAAACTGTCCtttatctatgggagtaggttcATTTTGATCCCTCAAATATTACCCTGAGCATATTTgatcccttatctatgggatTAGGTTCATTTTGGTCCTCAAATATAACGCTAAGATATTTAATCCTTAACTATGCTAAAGTAAGGCACTTTTGGTTCTCCTAATGTAACCCGTTTAAAAAAGTAACGCAGCTAAACCCATGTATGACACTCGACGTGACTCGTAAAAGGCTAAACGCATCGGACAAAATGCAAAGCAGAGTAATGACATTTCTCTAAAAAATGCAATTCATATAAGATATTAACAAAGCAACTCATAATATTTAGATCATATGGTTGGTAACCAACTCTTAAACAGTAATCTGGTCCCACACATGGAACCGTTCCACTTACTTTGGAAGCATGTGAATATAAAgttatttttgttaaatattaaaaaaatcgaaattcTTTTTAACAACTGTTATAAATTATCTTAATTGTGGAACTGCTCCAATTTTTTTCGGAAGCATGTGAATgcaaattttaataaattagaTAAAGTTTCTGCCTGTTTTAAAAAATCAGCTTAAATTTCTTCCAGCCAATTGAAGCTTTATACAGAGAGGctgtatttttttaaattgaagtgTTTCTTCATATGAAGTTGGGGAGAAAGGCGAATGAGTTTAGTATTTTTGTCCGATGGGTTTAGCCTCTTACAAGTCACGTGAGTGTCACATGGGTTTAGCACCGTTACTTTTTAAACGGGTTCTATTAGGGGAACCAAAAGTGCCCCACTATAGCATAGTTAAGGGATTAAATATGCTTAGCGTTATATTTAAGGGACCAAAATgaacctactcccatagataagggatcAAATATGCTCACAGTAATATTTGAGGGACTAAAATgaacctactcccatagataagggacaattttaacccaaaattcttgagggacaaaaattaaagaccacccctagcgaagggcaatcctgcaaattgcccattcAATTTTCCACATTGTCTTAAGTCCCATCGTtgttgggcaatttgcacgatttccTTATTCTCAGgtggtctttcatttttgtccctcaaattggtggtttttaattttaccTTTCGCTAAAAATTCCTTAGTTCCGGATTTTGAAGTTAGAACCactgctcagtcaaaaattgaaaaaaaaaaaatcgcaaggcatagTTTTGCTACcttcaggcagagtttcaaactttatcttaaggcagagtttgaattttttttttttaactgaactGGAGTTCGAACTCCAAACCTCATGACATTAGGCgtaggacaaaaattaaacaccGGCAACATGAAGGGatttaaagaccagtgccttcgaagggcaatccgcacaaaaaatgATCGTTGTTTCGAGACTGAAATTTAAGATGCACTCCTATTgttaacattttaaaaaaaaattatggttgAACAATTGACTCTGTTTAGTCTTATACCATGCATTTATACAAATTGCTTTTTAGGCTACTCCTTAGATTATGTTTCCCGTTAATTCAGCGAAATGTAGCTAGTTGGACTAAGAAAAGACAAAATAATATGGCCCCATACAATACAAATACCCATTTAATAGATGGTTTACTTTGGGTTACAATCCAAATTGATTCAATCGAAAATTACCAATATCCCAACCCATTAAAGTTTGAACAAGACTGAATAACTCTATGAAATTATGTTAATATTTTCACATATTCGCGTCATTCGCACAAATTTCCTTATtcaggggtggtctttaatttttgtccctcaaattgcaggtctttaatttttgccctttcgGTACTTTTAAGtggccaaaaatacccctgagattctgggttcgaacctcaatagagtataaaaaaaaaattgcaaggcataATTTCATAgcaaattaggcctattcgggcaaaagttaggcctaaGGCTTAACTTCTGTAGAATCCTagcaaagttaaaaaaaattgtaaggcAAGTTATGCCTAAGGCATAGTTTTACAGAtagaagttatgccttaaggcataacttttccccTTGTTCGGTATAACTTTTGCCTTAGGCATAACTGaagttttgccttataaggACTAACTTGGAACTACAACATAACTAAGTTAGGTCTTATAAGGCCTAACTTTCGCGAaatcttgccttgcgaaattgtttatttttttcactgAGCCGGGATTTGAACTCAAAATCTCGAGATattttttgtcacttttttAAGCTAAagccaaaaatgaaagaccagcaatttgagggtaaaaattaaagaccagcggttttgaaggacaatccgagCAGAAAAAAATGTTATGGGCTATACAATAGATGCATGGAGCTGCGAAAGAAAATAGCATGACAATTATATCGAATACTTATCCTTAAATTAATCGAGTCTTCATATTGAATTAGATCTGTACTCAAcctaaaataacaaaaatggatTTTCTTTATCCTACAACATGAAGGTTGTAGGATACCAATGTACCATCTTTTAATTTCCTAAATTACCCGTGTCAATACATCAAGCAAGAATAATGAAAGGGAGTTTTATGTCTTTCTGCTAGATAAATAAAACCCAGTTCTCTTTGTCCTCTTCTCTTCATTCTTTCCTCTTTCTGTACACTTTCTTCTCTACCATCCATGGCCAAACCAAAGCTAAAATCAAAACTGATAATGCATTGAACTCACGGTATATCATGATAACTCCACCCAATTTTGTTGGGTTTATTGTTAGTTAGCAAACTAATGGCATTTACTGTGTAAAATCTGGACCCCATTTTCACCCTGctgagaaagaaaatgaaaaaatagcTTCACATTTTATTGGACAAAAACCTGAAATTTTTTCTTGTCCTTCTTTTAGGTGAAAAATTACTCAAATGCCGAGAACTACTTTGATCGACAATTGCTagttttttctgaaaaaaaaaaaagatttaaagaaTCCTATAGTTTTGTAAACAAATTCATTCGACTTCTTTTGATCGGGTTGAATAGCACCATTCAAGATTCATTAATTTGAAAGAATTGGGAACAAGACAATAAATTTTCTAGTGCTTCTTCAAGTATTTGGTTATTTTAAAGGATTTATAAAGAGGTATTAGAACACTAAATTCTTACCTCCATTATGCATTCAGTGTTGGGAAAAGAGGAACAAAATCATAGAATTTCAGGGAAGAATGGTGGGTGCTTCACAGGGGCGAATTTGTGTATAAAttttgggtcacgtgaacacatgatCACTCGACTAAtctcgatatattatgtgtataattctgaaaatatatctaatattaactaagTGAACACATGGTCATAATAGGTTGAGTGGAGCACTGGTCAAAGGTTAGTTTTGTATTCTAAAGGTCACGGGTTCAATCCCCAGCTCGGGCagcttttttaatttttgccgttacttttataaaataatgGTGAACCCATTCTCATGAAATTTTAGATTTACCTCTGGTGCTTCATCAGAGCAAGAGGGGAGGAACTGTGAAGAGAGAAACAGGGATGGATTGGTagggttttaatttttgtacGAAAAGACAAAAAGGCCCTTACCATTAATGAAATAGTAAGGGTATTTAAGTGAATCAAAAAATGGGTAGGATGCTATTCTACGACCTTCATGTTGTAGGTTAGCAAAACCCAACAAAAATATGATCTCGTACACTACAAGATTAGATTGGATAGGATCAAAATCTCGTAACAGACAAGGAGAAAAAGTGGCCGATTTATGAAGGAGAATAACAAAGACCGGCCGGCCATATAACAAGCGGTGTAAAAAACTTTGAATTATCTAATGGTGTTGCTTTAAGATGCGACCATTTCATGGTTAAAATATATCCATCTACTGATCAATCTtggataaatatatgtatgtggggGCAAAAGAAATGGTGAAAATAGGATCTCTTGCCCTCttataatttgaatagaaaaaaatggctttttcaaatctcttatgtatttttttgaaattttatgtgtaaaaaatgaaaatcttttttaaaaaggtcataaaactAAATAAAGTTTATAAAGGACCAAAAATCCAATTCAACAGCCCACGGTGAAAATGGAATGGCAAAGTTAGACTAAGGCACAAAAAATTGTACTATTTGGAGGAGACAAATTTCCTTTTCCTATACTCACTAGTTGCGAGCTTATGGTATAATGTTAGTGAAGGGTGAAAATTAGTTGTGCTCTATGTTCTTTTGCGTGGCAATAATGTATTGCTGGAAACGAATCAATCAAATTTTAGACGGAGTGCAATCATTCTAAATAAGAAATGATCGTAAGGCTCATTGGTTGATTGGTTAATTATATTCCTATTCCTAATTAACCTAAACATAATTAGCAACAATATATGCTAGAACTTGCTTTAATTGAGGACAATTTAC
Coding sequences within it:
- the LOC132033442 gene encoding cytochrome P450 81Q32-like encodes the protein MDSLYLYFPVLFFALYIISHHFLHKLQNLPPSPFPTLPFIGHLYLLGKPFHRALFKVSNRYGPAVFLQFGSRPVLLVSSPSAAEECFTKNDIIFANRPDFLSGKHFGYNFTSLAWSSYGEHWRNLRRISSLEVLSSYRIQTLSSIRSDEINYLIRRLFRVSIESPEKMVEMKSSLFNFTFNVISRMIAGKRYYGEKVENSKEANLFQDISTDTLAIIPKANILDFLPFMRWFGLHSVEEKMTEIQEKRDNFMQNEIDEHRRSKTSGSFPSAEVVAGKKKTIMEVLLDLQKTDPEYYTDETIRNLMLVLLQAGSDTSAVTLEWAFSHLLDNPKILKKAQTEIDNHVGQDRLIDESDFAQLPYIRCIINETLRMHPAAPLLVPHFSSEECKVAGYRVPRGTVLLVNAWGIHHDPKVWEDPEKFNPDRFIGFEGVKEGCKFIPFGSGRRGCPGENLAIHVIGLALGSLLQCFQWDKRNREIIDMSEGTGFTLSPKVQPLLAKCSPRQNMVKLLSEI